The following proteins are encoded in a genomic region of Cryptomeria japonica chromosome 11, Sugi_1.0, whole genome shotgun sequence:
- the LOC131049037 gene encoding RING-H2 finger protein ATL57, translating to MVVVALVLKIMNAKSDLACSLLVLFVIHSALFIYMRSFRRTILVEFPSLVVAIVVKIVAQLLKIVVKMVRARSPPIYVYRASASPPVEQPPPSSSSYSVDDAMKSNPVEQPLKMGVFSYRHQEEQQQEECVICLGEYQEGEALVALPRCQHNFHVDCIRRWLKCKLRCPICNACPFQELGSHVVLAGNMREGNIGSEDNV from the coding sequence ATGGTTGTGGTGGCACTGGTGTTGAAAATCATGAATGCAAAATCAGATTTGGCATGTTCACTGCTGGTGCTATTTGTCATACATTCGGCTCTCTTCATATACATGAGATCTTTCCGACgaacaatacttgttgaattccctTCTCTAGTCGTGGCTATCGTTGTCAAAATCGTTGCCCAGCTACTTAAAATCGTTGTCAAAATGGTGAGAGCACGATCGCCTCCTATCTACGTTTATCGTGCATCGGCATCGCCCCCAGTAGAGCAACCGCCTCCATCGTCCTCTTCTTACTCTGTTGATGACGCCATGAAGAGCAACCCAGTAGAGCAACCCCTTAAAATGGGTGTATTCAGTTACAGACATCAAGAAGAACAGCAGCAGGAGGAGTGCGTTATCTGCCTCGGTGAATACCAGGAGGGGGAGGCTTTGGTGGCGCTGCCACGTTGTCAACACAATTTCCACGTGGACTGCATTCGAAGGTGGTTGAAGTGCAAGCTCAGATGTCCCATTTGCAATGCATGTCCGTTTCAAGAATTGGGATCCCATGTTGTGCTTGCAGGAAATATGAGGGAGGGAAACATAGGGAGCGAAGACAACGTGTAA